The Methanothrix soehngenii GP6 genome has a window encoding:
- a CDS encoding replication factor C small subunit codes for MYIKEEIWIEKYRPERLDDIVGQDEIVRRLKSYVKTRNLPHLLFSGPPGVGKTAASISIVKEIFGETWRNNFIELNASDERGIDIIRHKVKDFARMAPLGEADFKVIFLDEADALTNDAQSALRRTMERYSATTRFILSCNYSSKIIEPIQSRCAVYRFKPLSPEAVTKRIKFIASEEGLRVSDGGLSAIEYVAGGDMRKAINALQAAALLGDEVDEETIYQITSTAKPEEIKSFIKTAISGDFVGARAILDDLLLSKGLSGQDVVIQIHRAMLDLDDIADRDRVKLIDRIGEIDFRMTEGANERIQLEALLAYFALMASEQR; via the coding sequence TTGTATATCAAAGAGGAGATCTGGATAGAGAAGTACCGGCCGGAGAGGCTGGACGATATTGTGGGCCAGGACGAGATTGTCCGCCGTCTGAAGTCCTATGTGAAGACGCGAAACCTGCCCCATCTTCTATTCTCCGGGCCGCCAGGGGTGGGCAAGACCGCTGCATCCATCTCCATTGTCAAAGAGATCTTCGGCGAGACCTGGAGGAACAACTTCATCGAATTGAATGCCAGCGATGAGCGGGGCATAGATATCATCCGCCACAAAGTCAAGGACTTCGCCCGGATGGCGCCCCTGGGAGAGGCGGATTTCAAGGTTATATTTCTGGATGAGGCCGATGCCCTGACCAACGATGCCCAGAGCGCTCTGCGCCGGACTATGGAGAGATACTCCGCTACCACCAGGTTCATACTCTCCTGCAACTACTCCTCCAAGATCATCGAGCCCATTCAGTCCCGCTGTGCGGTTTACCGCTTCAAGCCCCTCTCTCCTGAAGCGGTGACCAAGAGGATCAAGTTCATTGCCAGTGAGGAGGGACTGCGGGTTTCAGATGGAGGTCTGTCCGCTATAGAGTATGTCGCCGGCGGAGACATGAGAAAGGCAATCAACGCCCTGCAGGCGGCAGCTCTCTTGGGCGACGAGGTGGACGAGGAGACGATCTACCAGATCACATCCACCGCCAAACCGGAGGAGATCAAGAGCTTCATCAAGACCGCAATATCTGGAGATTTTGTGGGAGCGCGCGCAATACTGGATGATCTCCTGCTATCCAAAGGGCTCTCCGGCCAGGATGTGGTGATCCAAATCCACCGGGCTATGCTGGACCTGGATGATATCGCAGACAGGGATCGGGTAAAGCTCATCGACCGTATCGGAGAGATCGATTTTCGCATGACTGAAGGAGCAAACGAGAGAATTCAGCTCGAGGCTCTCCTGGCCTACTTCGCCCTGATGGCTTCAGAGCAGAGATGA
- the ileS gene encoding isoleucine--tRNA ligase — MISEVAGQYNAQDLENEVRSLWERADSYRKVRELRLGGKKFFFVDGPPYTTGRIHLGTAWNKVIKDAVLRYRSMNGFEVKDRAGWDMHGLPIEVKVEESFGFRNKKDIEAYGVDKFIQRCKEFALRQKDDMTAQFKILGAWMDWDDPYMTLKNEYLEAAWWTLKKAHEHNLLERGSRVVNWCPRCQTAIADSEVEYWDETDYSIYVKFPVIGEENTYIVIWTTTPWTIPANVAVAVNPSFQYSRVRAWKDGKSEILIMASELVDSVLRTGRYQDYELLQGLSAKDMQKLKYEHPLLDLVPRQKEIEHGVYAADFVTAENTGCVHIAPGHGLEDYELGLDHHLEIFCPVGGDGRYTAEAGEKYLGQYVKEADSNVIADLEERDKLLAQGRLAHRYGHCWRCKTPIIFIATSQWFLRISDLRDKMLDEISRVKWYPEWAGSARFADWISNARDWCISRQRYWGIPLPIWTCPDCGHMEVIGTASELEERSGKKIADLHRPDVDAIVLDCPCGGKMLRSPDVFDVWFDSAVASWATLRFPSHEEEFGEWWPADFITEGHDQTRGWFYSQLGASMVSFGRAPYKSVLMHGFTLDDQGRKMSKSIGNIVQPEEVVERFGADILRFYVLGANAPWEDLHFSWEAVENTSRMINIFWNAYRFALPYMVLDDFDLKRADLDLYKSSLRPEDRWILSRVNSLAEEITAEMEGYQLHRIVRSISDFILEDLSRWYIQLVRPRTWIEQDDPDKLAAYATIYEVLTKLARLMAPFTPFIAESIYQNLVRGLDENARPSVHMCDWLEGDKGLIDVRLEESMDLVREVSMAASNARQKGGRKLRWPVSEIVIAPSKEALDLGGLEDVLRGQTNSKKITVLSPGEKPRMDLEMAPVHKKIGPVYKGEAKLVVEAIAAAEPFGVKADLDGSGQATLRHQGREFAITSEMVQFRELPPKNLPAAEFSRGFVYVDIALTPELEAEAYAREIIRRIQDMRKELDLRVEDQIRAVVDIESKTILDLVVSGKEHIAGEVRAAELEMGLGLQIRGSLIKDWDVEGVCMHIGIDRA; from the coding sequence GTGATCTCTGAGGTGGCTGGACAGTATAATGCGCAAGATCTTGAGAATGAAGTCAGATCGCTGTGGGAGCGAGCGGATAGCTACCGCAAAGTTCGGGAATTGAGATTGGGCGGCAAGAAGTTCTTCTTTGTGGATGGGCCGCCCTATACCACAGGCCGCATTCATCTGGGAACCGCCTGGAACAAGGTGATCAAGGACGCCGTGCTCCGCTACCGGTCTATGAACGGCTTTGAGGTCAAGGACCGGGCGGGCTGGGATATGCACGGCCTGCCCATTGAGGTTAAGGTAGAGGAGTCCTTCGGCTTCCGCAACAAAAAGGATATCGAGGCTTATGGGGTGGACAAGTTCATCCAGAGATGCAAAGAGTTCGCCCTCCGCCAGAAAGATGACATGACAGCCCAGTTCAAGATTCTAGGGGCCTGGATGGACTGGGACGACCCCTACATGACGCTGAAGAACGAGTATCTGGAGGCTGCCTGGTGGACGCTGAAGAAGGCGCACGAGCATAACCTTCTTGAAAGGGGCTCAAGGGTGGTCAACTGGTGCCCCCGCTGCCAGACGGCCATCGCTGACTCCGAGGTGGAATACTGGGATGAGACCGACTACTCGATCTACGTCAAGTTCCCGGTGATCGGGGAGGAGAACACCTACATAGTGATCTGGACCACCACCCCCTGGACCATTCCCGCCAATGTGGCGGTGGCAGTCAATCCCTCCTTCCAGTACTCTCGGGTCAGGGCCTGGAAGGATGGCAAATCCGAGATCCTGATCATGGCCTCAGAATTGGTCGATTCAGTCCTCAGGACGGGCCGCTACCAGGACTACGAGCTTTTGCAGGGCCTTTCAGCCAAGGATATGCAGAAACTGAAGTACGAGCATCCTCTGCTCGATCTGGTGCCCAGACAGAAGGAGATAGAGCATGGCGTTTATGCCGCAGACTTCGTCACCGCTGAGAACACAGGATGCGTTCACATCGCTCCCGGGCACGGCCTTGAGGATTATGAGCTCGGGCTGGACCACCATCTGGAGATATTCTGCCCGGTAGGCGGGGACGGACGGTACACTGCCGAGGCGGGAGAGAAGTACCTGGGCCAGTATGTCAAGGAGGCGGACAGCAACGTCATCGCAGATCTCGAAGAGAGGGATAAGCTGCTGGCTCAGGGGAGGCTCGCCCACCGCTATGGCCACTGCTGGCGCTGCAAGACCCCCATAATATTCATCGCCACCAGCCAGTGGTTCCTCCGGATATCCGATCTTCGAGATAAGATGCTCGATGAGATCTCCCGGGTGAAATGGTATCCGGAGTGGGCGGGCTCGGCGAGGTTTGCCGACTGGATAAGCAATGCCAGAGACTGGTGCATCTCCAGGCAGAGGTACTGGGGCATTCCCCTGCCCATCTGGACCTGTCCTGACTGCGGCCATATGGAAGTTATAGGAACCGCCTCGGAGCTGGAGGAGAGGTCAGGCAAAAAGATAGCTGATCTGCACCGGCCGGATGTGGATGCTATTGTCTTGGACTGTCCCTGCGGGGGGAAGATGTTGCGCTCACCAGATGTCTTCGATGTATGGTTTGACAGCGCAGTGGCCTCCTGGGCCACCCTCCGTTTCCCCAGCCACGAGGAGGAGTTTGGCGAATGGTGGCCGGCGGATTTCATCACCGAGGGGCACGACCAGACACGCGGCTGGTTTTACTCCCAGCTGGGGGCTTCAATGGTATCATTTGGCAGGGCGCCCTACAAGAGCGTTCTCATGCATGGCTTCACCTTAGATGACCAGGGTCGGAAGATGTCTAAGAGCATTGGGAACATCGTCCAGCCGGAGGAGGTGGTGGAGCGGTTCGGTGCCGATATTCTGCGTTTCTATGTCCTGGGAGCCAATGCCCCCTGGGAGGATCTGCACTTCTCCTGGGAGGCGGTGGAGAACACCAGCCGGATGATCAATATCTTCTGGAATGCCTATCGCTTTGCCCTGCCTTATATGGTTCTGGACGATTTCGACTTGAAACGGGCGGATCTGGACCTTTACAAGAGCAGCCTGCGTCCCGAGGATCGCTGGATCCTCTCCCGGGTAAACAGCCTGGCGGAAGAGATCACCGCGGAGATGGAGGGCTATCAGCTTCACCGCATCGTCCGCTCCATATCCGACTTCATCTTAGAGGACCTGAGTCGCTGGTACATCCAGCTGGTCCGGCCCCGCACCTGGATTGAGCAGGATGATCCGGATAAGCTTGCTGCATATGCTACCATCTATGAGGTGCTGACGAAGCTGGCTAGGCTTATGGCTCCGTTCACCCCCTTCATCGCCGAGTCCATCTACCAGAACCTTGTGCGGGGTCTGGACGAGAATGCCAGGCCTTCAGTTCATATGTGCGACTGGCTAGAGGGCGATAAGGGACTGATAGACGTACGCCTGGAGGAGAGCATGGATCTGGTGAGGGAGGTGTCTATGGCCGCCTCCAATGCCCGGCAGAAGGGCGGGAGAAAGCTACGCTGGCCGGTTTCTGAGATTGTAATCGCCCCCTCCAAAGAGGCTTTGGACCTGGGGGGCCTGGAGGATGTCCTCCGGGGGCAGACCAACTCCAAAAAGATTACTGTGCTCTCTCCAGGAGAGAAGCCCAGGATGGATCTGGAGATGGCTCCCGTTCATAAGAAGATCGGGCCAGTGTACAAGGGAGAGGCCAAGCTGGTGGTAGAGGCCATAGCAGCCGCTGAGCCCTTTGGGGTTAAAGCCGATCTGGACGGCAGCGGCCAGGCGACCTTAAGGCATCAGGGCCGGGAGTTTGCGATCACCTCAGAGATGGTGCAATTCCGGGAGCTTCCTCCGAAGAACCTGCCGGCCGCGGAGTTCTCCCGGGGATTTGTATATGTGGACATTGCCCTCACCCCGGAGCTTGAGGCAGAGGCCTATGCCCGGGAGATCATCCGGCGCATTCAGGATATGAGAAAGGAGCTGGATCTGAGAGTAGAGGATCAGATCCGAGCGGTGGTGGATATCGAGAGCAAGACCATACTCGATCTGGTTGTTTCAGGGAAAGAGCACATCGCGGGAGAGGTTAGGGCGGCAGAACTGGAGATGGGTCTGGGACTGCAGATACGGGGCTCTTTGATTAAGGACTGGGATGTCGAGGGCGTATGCATGCACATAGGCATAGACAGGGCGTGA
- a CDS encoding bifunctional nuclease family protein, with product MNDHEDLMETPVPVRVKGVYIAESDESNPAPVVLLEDEKGRIVPIFVGLSEAISIHHALSGELAPRPMTHDLFISTLESLSASITNALIDDLDGGIYYARLTIKSDSKKNEIDARPSDCLALALRAKASIEVRERVVADASISKSDAEKLISIENYLQ from the coding sequence ATGAACGATCATGAGGATCTCATGGAAACGCCAGTCCCGGTCAGGGTCAAAGGGGTTTACATAGCGGAATCGGATGAGAGCAATCCCGCGCCAGTGGTTTTGCTGGAGGATGAGAAGGGACGGATAGTGCCCATATTCGTGGGGCTGTCCGAGGCCATCTCCATCCATCATGCCCTGTCTGGAGAGCTGGCCCCCAGGCCTATGACTCACGATCTGTTCATCTCCACCCTGGAGAGCCTGTCCGCCAGCATCACCAATGCGCTGATCGACGACCTGGACGGGGGAATCTACTATGCACGGCTGACCATCAAGAGCGACTCTAAAAAAAATGAGATAGATGCCCGGCCCAGCGACTGCCTGGCCCTGGCCTTACGGGCAAAGGCATCGATCGAGGTTCGGGAGAGGGTGGTGGCGGATGCGAGCATCAGCAAAAGCGATGCTGAGAAGCTGATTAGCATCGAGAACTATTTGCAGTAA
- a CDS encoding RNA-guided endonuclease InsQ/TnpB family protein, with protein MTEQVLTVQCKLSPTDSQAEEMEDTLKAFADACNWINQNTPAKLRNKVRIQGIVYQDVRAKFGLSANLAIRAINRVASNRKTAMKDHSSVKNFEPTSIDYDTRIFALREKDEEVSVTLLRSRQRIKLVLGDYQRTRLKDSKPTSATLCKKGSEYYISIQVKSEAPEQIHVDTVLGVDLGITDIAVTSEGQKFGGKTIKLIKNHYASMRAVLQQKAVKGTRSSRRRCRELQQRLSGKEARYQRQINHEISKAIVTRAQEIPAKIALEDLTGIREGVNQKAGKNHRRKVSGWALYQLKEFLSYKALAAGVPLVLVDPAYSSQTCHQCGEHGIRNGKSFKCPVCGWSGDADFNGAKNIAFLGRYVDRPGGSEGLPSIKAVLSGLLKAPVFRPE; from the coding sequence ATGACTGAGCAGGTGTTAACCGTCCAATGCAAGTTAAGTCCAACAGACTCCCAGGCCGAAGAGATGGAGGATACTCTGAAAGCCTTTGCGGATGCCTGCAATTGGATAAACCAGAATACGCCTGCTAAGCTCAGAAATAAGGTCCGTATTCAGGGCATTGTATACCAAGATGTTCGAGCTAAGTTTGGTCTTTCTGCCAATCTGGCAATCAGGGCTATCAATCGCGTTGCATCTAACCGTAAGACTGCCATGAAGGATCATTCATCAGTTAAGAACTTTGAACCAACCAGTATAGATTATGATACTAGGATCTTTGCTTTAAGAGAGAAAGACGAAGAAGTCAGCGTGACTCTTCTTAGATCGAGACAACGAATCAAGTTGGTTCTAGGCGACTATCAGAGAACCAGACTCAAGGATTCTAAACCGACAAGCGCAACGCTTTGTAAGAAAGGATCTGAATACTATATCAGCATCCAGGTTAAAAGCGAAGCACCGGAGCAGATACATGTTGATACAGTTCTAGGTGTCGATCTTGGTATAACTGATATAGCTGTGACCTCCGAAGGCCAGAAGTTTGGCGGAAAGACTATCAAGCTAATCAAGAATCATTATGCGTCTATGCGTGCTGTTCTTCAACAGAAAGCCGTGAAAGGTACAAGGAGTTCAAGGCGAAGATGCCGAGAGCTTCAGCAACGACTATCAGGCAAAGAAGCGCGTTACCAACGGCAGATCAACCACGAAATCAGCAAAGCCATTGTGACCAGAGCCCAGGAGATTCCTGCCAAAATTGCTCTGGAAGATCTAACCGGAATTAGAGAAGGCGTCAACCAGAAAGCAGGAAAAAACCATAGACGAAAAGTCAGTGGTTGGGCCTTATACCAGCTTAAGGAGTTCCTTAGCTATAAGGCTCTCGCGGCGGGTGTTCCTCTGGTTCTGGTGGACCCCGCATACTCCAGCCAGACGTGCCATCAGTGCGGTGAGCATGGAATCAGGAATGGCAAGAGCTTCAAGTGTCCTGTGTGTGGTTGGTCTGGCGATGCTGATTTCAATGGTGCTAAGAATATAGCTTTCTTGGGCCGCTATGTAGACCGGCCTGGAGGCTCGGAAGGACTTCCAAGCATCAAGGCTGTCCTTTCAGGGCTACTGAAAGCTCCGGTCTTTAGGCCGGAGTAG